Genomic segment of Rickettsiella endosymbiont of Xylota segnis:
ATTAGCCAATAATTTATCTTTTTCAGCAATTTTTCCTCTTGGGCGGGTGCCTTTAATAGGACGAGTTTCAACCATTCCGTCCTGTAAACAAATAAACCGTTCAGGCGAGGCTGAGGCAATACAAATATCGCCAAAATTAAGAAAAGCAGAAAATGGAGCGGGGTTTTTCACCCTTAGAGCAATATACAGTTCAACTGGGCTCACCCCATCGGGTAGAGAGCTGGAAAAACATTGGGTTATATTTGCCTGGAAAATATCTCCCGCATTAATATATTCAATGGTTTTTTGTATTGCATCACAATATTCACCCAAGCTGAAGTTGGATGAAATATCGACGCCAGCTGATTGTTCACGAACATTAATTTTTGGTGTAGAGGTCTTAAAGGCTTTTTTAAAAAGCCAATTTGCACGGTCTTCCGCACGATTCTGACGCAGAGTCTCATCCACTTCAGGAAACCCCTGAGAAATTATCCAAGCTTGTTGCTGTAAATAATCGAACGCAATAACACAATCATAAAAACCAATATACATATCTGGGATTTCTATTTCATCCTTGTTAGCTTTAGGAACACGTTCTAAGTGATGCAATAAATCATAAGCCAAATAACCCATCGCTCCGCCTTGAAATGGCGGCAATTTTTTTACAGAGACGCCCTTGTAATCAAGTAAATGTTTTTTTAATAAATCAAAAGGGTTGCCGATAAATTCATCTTCATTGATGAAAACTATGTTATCTTTATTTTTAATTGTGAGGAAAGGATTAACACCGATGTAACTATAGCGCCCTAAAGTGTTTTGCTGCTTAGCACTATCAAGAAAGCAAAGCATAGGCTCATCAGCCAATCTTAATAACACTTGACTAGGGTCTATATAATCAATTTCTTTTATAAAAGGTGTCATACAAAACACGCTCCATTTTTTGGATTAACAAAGAGACTGAAATTTGCAATAAAAGTTAGCTAAATACAAATACCTCTCTAGCTCTTTGCATATACTGTAATGACTCTAAAGCAGTACTCTG
This window contains:
- the pabB gene encoding aminodeoxychorismate synthase component I, with the protein product MTPFIKEIDYIDPSQVLLRLADEPMLCFLDSAKQQNTLGRYSYIGVNPFLTIKNKDNIVFINEDEFIGNPFDLLKKHLLDYKGVSVKKLPPFQGGAMGYLAYDLLHHLERVPKANKDEIEIPDMYIGFYDCVIAFDYLQQQAWIISQGFPEVDETLRQNRAEDRANWLFKKAFKTSTPKINVREQSAGVDISSNFSLGEYCDAIQKTIEYINAGDIFQANITQCFSSSLPDGVSPVELYIALRVKNPAPFSAFLNFGDICIASASPERFICLQDGMVETRPIKGTRPRGKIAEKDKLLANELVNSEKDRAENTMIVDLMRNDLSRVCNPNSVIVTKLCDLESYETVHHLVSAIEAKLAEGKDAIDLLKATFPGGSITGAPKVRAMEIIYEIEPSARGAYCGNIGYIGFDGNMDTSIVIRTYIIKKDRVYFQAGGGIVADSNPQEEYEESLTKAYALKKVLQGGEKIGDLVYR